TTCCGGTGTACGCACTGTTCGTCCAGGTGAACCTGATCGACACGACGCAGGGCACCATCTTCTTCTTCGCCGCGTCCCAACTGCCGTTCGCCATTTGGCTGATGAAGAATTTCATGGATGGGGTGCCGAAGGAGTTGGAGGAGGCGGCGTGGACGGACGGCGCTTCTTCATTTCAGTCGCTGATCCGGATCGTGCTGCCGCTGATGGGGCCGGGTGTGGCAGTGGTGACGGTCTTCTCGTTCGTGATGATGTGGGGCAACTTCTTCGTCCCGTTCATGCTGCTGCTCACGCCGGATCAGATGCCGGCGTCCGTGAGCATCAATGAGTTCTTCGGGAATCGGGGGATGGTTGTTTATGGGCAGCTGGCGGCGTTTTCGGTCGTCTACTCAACTCCCGTGCTGGTGCTCTACCTCCTGATCGCCCGACGACTGGGCGGAGGTTTCGCGCTCGGCGGTGCGGTCAAGGGGTAGGTAGATGGACGGGCCGGAGATCACCTGGGGACCGCCAGGGGGCAGCTGCAGAGGAAGCGGTCCGTGGGGGTAGCCCCAGCCGGTCTCGGCGGGGGCGGCCTTGGACGCGGGGTCCGGAGCGTCGACCACGGCAGGGACCTTGGCGGGTGAGGGGGCGATGATGGCGTCGGCTTCGGCGAAGGCACTGGCCGCCCGGTCGGGCGCGTCGGCCTGGGTGAAGGCTTGGCCGGCCCGCAGCCAGCATTGGTGTGACTGGCCACGGGTACCAGCCACCAGATGGGCCCTGGCAAGGTTCTCCAGGGTCCGGCCGGTCCGGTACCAGTCCTCGAACTCCTGATAGATCTCCAGGGCTCTGCAGTACGACACGATCGCATTCTCCACACGTCCGGCCTGCATCAGCGCGCTGCCGAGGTTGTTGCTCGCGATGCCCTCGCGGTGGCGGTCCCCGGCCGCCTGGAACAGGTCCTGGCTGCGGGTGTGGGCGTTGATGGCCGCCTCCGGCCGGCCGTCCTGAGCGAGCGCGAGGCCAAGGGTGGTCCAGGCGATCGCCTCGCGATGCCGGTCCCCGGCGCCGAACTGATACAGCGCGAGGGCGCGGTTGAGGGCGTCGATCGCCTCCGCGGCATTTCCCGCGTCACGAAGGGCCGCGCCGAGACTGCTCAACGCGATCGCCTCGCCATGGCGGTCGTCGGCCCGCTGGTAGCACTCGCGCGCCCGGGTGAGTGCGTCGATGGCGTCCTGCACCCGGCCCGCACCCCCCAGGGCATTGCCGAGGTTGCTCCAGGCGGCGGCCTCGCTTCTGTGGTTCATGGCATGCTTCGCGGCTTCCTGGGCGGCGCTGCTCACCACGATCAGGTCGTCGAAGTGGCGCCGCCAGTCCAGGTACACGGCCAGCAGCTCGGCCAGCCGCACCGCCGCGGCGGCGTACCGCTCCTCCTGCGCCCACTGCACGGCAGCCACCAGCCCGGCTCGCTCCTCGTCCAACCACGCAAGCGCGGCCGCCCGGTCGGCGAAGAGTTCGGATTCCGGCATCCCGGCCAGCCATCGCAACCGGGCATCCGCCTCCTCCGCCCACCGACAGAAGAACGACAGCACCCGCGAACGAGCCGCCTCCCCTTCCTGCGCCAGGGCGGTGTCCCCGTTCACCACACTGATTCCGAACGCCCGCACGAGGTCGTGCAACCGCCATCGGCCGCGCTTGGTGCCCTGCTCGATGAGATGTGCACGAGCCAACGCGTCCAAAGCCCTGACCGGCGGCGTCTCCGCACCGACCAGCGCATTGATCACCTGCGTGGTCACCTCGGGGCCGGGTGCGAGGGCGAGCAGACCGAGCAGACGGGTCTGCTCCGACGGCAGTCGGCGATAGGAGAGGTCGAAGGCGGCGCGGACACTGCGCTCGCCGTCGTCGAGGTCGAGCCGATCCCATGACTCGGCGAGCTCGGCGGTGAGTTCCGCCACCGGCTTGGAGCGGTCCAGAGCGAGACGGGCCACCGCGAGCTGGAGGGCGAGGGGAAGATACCCGCAAAGGGCGGCGAGCTCCTCGGCCGCCACCCTTTCGTAGCGAATCCGATTGTCGTACGGATTCGCCAGCCGCAGAGCTCGGTCGAGGAGGTCGTACGCGGATTCCGACGTCAACTCGTCCAATGGCAGAAGTCTGGCCCCGTGTTGGGGCAGGCGTTCACGAGAGGTCACCAGCAGGCGATGGTTCGCCCCGCCGCCGGGAAGCAGGAACCGTACCTGCTCGGCCAGTCCGACGTTGTCGGCCAGGACCAGCATCGGGCCCCGCTCCCGGGCCCGTTGGGCGAGGGCCGACCGGTACAGCGCGGCCCGGTCGTCGACTCGGGTCGGGATGTGCTGGGACGCAGTGCCCAGAGCGCGCAACAGGGCCTCAAGAGCCTGCTCTGCGCTGACCGACTCCTCGTTGTAGTCGTATCCGTGCAGGTCGATGAAGAGCACCCCACCGGGGAACCAGCCGCGTGCGCACGCCTGGTGTGCCGCCTCCACCGCGAGCGCCGTCTTGCCGATGCCGCCGAGCCCCGACACGGCCGTCACGACCACCGCTTCGGGAGCTCCGTACGCCGACGGGTCCAACGCGTCCAGCAGCATGCGCAGTTCGTCGTCACGGCCAGTGAACCCGCCGACCCGCATGGGCAGAGCGTCCAGCGCGGTGGGCGCCGGTCCGTGCTCGTGGTACTCGGCCTTCGCGGTGAAGGGACCGGTGAACTTCCCGCCCCGGAAGTCGAGATGGTCCCCGTCATACCCGTTCGTCATCGTGCCGTCCCCCGTACCCTGCGTACCGCCTCCCGTGACATCACGGTACGCCGCCCCGGCCCGCCCAACACACGGTCTGGACAGGCGACTTGGCAGTACGGTTGATCCGTGCCCGAGACAATGCCGACCGTCGCCGTCCTGACCGCACTCCCGCTCGAATACGTCGCGGTGCGCGCCCATCTCACGGACGTCGAGAAGCGCGTGCACCCCGAGTACGGCACCCGGGCCGAGATCGGCCGGCTCGCCGGGACCGACTGGCATGTCGTTCTCGTGGAGATGGGCGAGGGAACGCGCACGGCGGCCACGCTCACGGAGCGTGTGATGTCGTGGTTCTCCCCGGAGGCGGTGCTCTTCGTCGGCGTCGCGGGCGGGCTCAAGGACGAGATCGCCCTCGGCGACGTCGTCGTCGCGACCAAGGTGTACGCCATCCACGGCGGCAAGGAGACCCCCGAGGGCTTCCTCGACCGCACGGAGACATGGCACGCCTCGCACCATCTGGAGTCGGCGGCCCGGTACGCCCTGCGCGGGCAGTCGCATGTCCGCTTCAAGCCGATCGCGGTGGGCGAGGTGGTTCTCGCCGACGCGGTCTCGGCCCTCGCCGAACGCATCCGGACGCGGTTCAGCGACGCCGTCGCCATCGAGATGGAGGGCTCGGGCGTCGCGCACGCCGCCCATCTCGCCGGTACGGCGGGCGCGTTGATCATCCGCGGGATCAGCGACAAGGCCGACGCGGACAAGACGCAGGCGGACGCGGAGGGCTCGCAGCCCCGCGCCGCCCAGAACGCGGCCGACGCGGCGCTCGCCGTGATCCGCGAACTGGAACCGAAGCCGACGGCTCCCGGCGATCCCGCCACCGACCCCCGGGAGGGTCCCTTTCGCCCCTCCACGTATGGCGGCGACCACCTCGACTTCCGAGGCAGCACCTTCAACGGCCCCTTCACCGCCAAGTCGGTCGACCGGGGCAGGGACAACGGGCGCCGGGACGACGGGCGGTAGCCACGGCCCAGTCCCGGTAGCGACCGCCACCCTCCCTCCGCGCCCCGCCGGTTTCACGGGACGATTGGAGGCTTTGGGACGCCTGCTGCCCCACCTCGAACCCGCCCCGGCCGATACGACCGCACCCCCGCTCCTCATCTTCGCCGTCACCGGTATGGGCGGCATCGGCAAGACGGCGCTCGCACTGGAGGCCGCTCACCAGGCACTTTCGAAGGACTGGTTCCCCGGCGGCACGCTCTTCGTCGACCTACGGGGCTACGACGACAACCCTGTCACCGCTGACCAGGCAGTCCTCGCCCTCCTGGACGCGCTCGGCGTACGGGGCCCAAACCTGCCACTCACCTCGGCGCGCCAGTACGACACCTACCGCCAACTCCTCGCCGAACGCCCGGACCGGATGCTGCTGATCCTGGACAACGCCTCGGACCCGGCCCAGTTCCTCCCCCTCCTCCCGGGCACGGACCACCACCGGGTCGTGATCACCTCCCGAGACCGCCCCGACGCGCTCCCGGTCCGCCTCATCGACCTCGAAGCACTGGACCCGACCGAGTCCGCCGCCCTCATCACCCGCGCCCTCCAGGACGCCGACGAACGCGACGACCGTCCGGCCCGCGAACCGGATGCATTGCGTGAACTCGCCGCCCTCTGCTGCCACTTGCCCCTCGCCCTCCAGATCGCGGCAGCGATGCTGCGCAGGCGTCGACATCGCGGCATCGGCTCGCTGGTCACCGAGATCAAGGAGGCGGAGGACCCCACGACGGCGTTCGACCGCGGCAACCTGGGGACGGACCAGTACGGTCGCTCGCTCGCCCTACGGCCGGTCCTGGAGACCTCGTACCGCCGCCTACCGGCCGACCAGGCCCGGATGCTGCGCCTGCTTGCCCTTGCTCCAGCTCCGGAGACCGGCACGGACGCGGTGGCGGCCTTGGCCGATCTCGACACCGACTCCGCTCTGGCCCTGCTGGAAGAACTGGCGGCAACTCATCTGGTCACCGCGGTCCCTGGTGTGGGCGACCGGGATCCCATCCCACGGTGGAGGTTGCATGACTTGGTGCGGGCGTACGGGTCCGGTGTGCTGGCTGTTGAGCCAGGGCTGAGGGAGGAGGGGGCGGCGGCTCGGGGGCGGGTGCTGGCCTTCTACTGGCGGTGGGCGGATGCAGCTGATGACTGGTTGCGGTGGCTGCCGGGCGATTCGGTGCCGGGGCGATTCGCCGGGCGGGGAGAGGCTCTGGCGTGGCTGGATGAAGAGCGGGCGGCGTTGGTGGCGGCGGTGCAGTGGGCGGAGGAGGAGCGGTACGCGGGTGCCGCGGTGGGGCTCGCCGGGTGTCTGGGGGAGTATTTGGCGTGGCGGCGGTACTTCGATGACGGAATCACCGTCGGGCGGGCTGCTTGTGCGGGTGCCCGACGTATCGGGGACGGCGAGGCCGTGGCGTCGGCCAACCTCGGCATCGCCCTACGTAGGACGGGTCGGGTAGAGGAGTCGATCGGCCTCCTCGCCCGCGCCCGCGACCTATTCCAGGCCGCAGGGAACCGCCAGTATGAGGGCATGGCGTGGAACAGCCTCGGCATCTCCCTGCGGCTGGCGGGCCGCGTGGAAGAGTCGATCGACGCCCACATCCGCGCCCGCGACCTATTCCAGCCCGTGAGAGCCCCCCAGCCGGAGGGCATGGCGTGGAACAGCCTCGGCATCTCCCTGCGGCTGGCGGGCCGCGTGGAAGAGTCGATCGACGCCCACGTCCGCGCCCGCGACCTATTCCAGGCCGTAGGGGACCGCCGGCGTGAGGGCACGGCGTGGAACGGCCTCGGCAGCGCCCTACGGCTGGCGGGCCGCGTGGAGGAATCGATCGACGCCCACGCCCGAGCCCGCCATCTGTCCCAGGCTGCAGGAGACCGCCACAGCGAGAGTGGGGCATGGAACAACCTGGGCATCGCCCTACAACAGACGGGCAGGGCGGAAAAGGCGATCGAGGCATACGGCACGGGCCTGGAGATCTGCCGGGAATTCGAGGACTGGTACCGGGCGGGCTTGATCCTCGGCAACCTCGCCCGCGCCCACGAGGCCGCCCACCGCCCTGCTGAGGCCAGAGCAGCGTGGCTCCAGGCCGCCGACGCCTTCACTCAGGCCAGCGCCACCGAGGAAGCCGCCAAGGCCCGCACCCAGGCGGAGAAGGCAGAAGGCGTAGAAGCCCAGAAATAATGGCAAGCTCCGCGCCCACCCCGTGCCTCACCCCCGCCCAATCCCCTCCGCCACATAAGCCCCTACCCCCTCCCTAGGCAGCACCGCCCACATCCGAGTCCCACCCCCCGGCTCCCGGGCATCCCCAAACCCCCAGTCCCCACCACACACCCGCACCACGCACCCCAACACCCGCAACGCCCCCCGCCGCCGCGCATCGCAAACCGCCGCGAGCCGGGGATGGGCATGCCGCGGATGCCCGTCGTAGAGGATCACTCGCAACGCACCGTCCCAGTACCGCAGCGAGACGTACACCTCGGCGTCGGGCGTGAACCGGCAGGCACACGCGACCAGTTCAGCCACCACCTGTACGGCCGCGTCCGCCATGTCCTCAAGTCCGTGCGCCTGGAGGGCGACCCGGGTCGCCGCGCGGGCGATCCGCGAACTCACCGGCCCGGCGGGCAACGTAAGGCTGTAGGCGAGGGTGTCGGGGGACGGCGGGGGCGGTGTCTCCCGTACGTCGATGGAGACAGGGCAGGCCGAGGCGGCGGGCGACGCGGACATGGGCAACTCCCTTGGCTGGGTTGGACCTTCGGTGAAATCACGGCTCGACCAGTGGCCTGTCTCCCTGACGCGGGCCCACCCCTCCCAGGGGAGGAGAACGCGGGCAGGCTCGCGCAATGCGCTTCCGAACGACATCGGGCCGTAAGCGACTCGTCACTGAATGTAGAGCTTAATGTGGCACGAGTGCCACCTACTCCCTCACATTGCCCCCATCCAGGTGGACCGCCGAGCCACGCACGATGCAGACTGACCCCCGACCAAGCGGGAGGAACTCGTCGATGCCGACACGGCCAGCGCCGACGGAACGTCAGAAGCGCCTGGGCGCCGAGCTTCGCAAGATGCGACTCTCGGCCGGGCGGACCACGGAGTACGCCGCCGGGCTGCTCGGGCTGGACCGCACGAAGGTGTCCAACATGGAGTCGGGTGTCCGGGCCACCTCCCCCGAACGGGTCCGGATACTTGCCAGCAACTACGACTGCTCCGACGAGGCGTACGTCGAAGCCCTGGCCGCCATGGCCGACCTGCGCAAGCGGGGCTGGTGGGACCAGTTCAGGGGGACTCTTCCCCAAGGGCTGCTGGACGTCGCCGAGTTGGAGTGGTTCGCCTCCCGGCTGCGGAGCTATCAGACCGTGCACATCCCCGGGCTGCTCCAGCTCAGCAGCTACGCCCGAGCCGTGTTCTCCTCCGCGCTGCCCCCGCTACCGAAGTCGGAAGTGGAACTGCGGGTGATGCAGCGCATGCAGCGTCAGCAGGTCCTCGACCGCGACAACCCCGTCGACTACGTCGCGTACGTGCACGAGTGGGCGCTGCGTATGCAGTTCGGTGGGTGGCGCGCGACCCGGGAGCAACTACTGCACCTCTGCGAGTCGTCCGAGCGCGAGCACGTCGAGGTGCGCGTCCTCCCTGTGGAGGCCGGGGCGTTCCCCGGCGCCGGGCACGCCGTCCTGTACGCCGACGGTGCCGTGCCCCAGCTGGACGCCGTTCAGCTGGACTCCGCCCACGGCGGAGAGTTCACCCACGCCGATGCCCAACTCGCCAAGTACCGCACCCACATGGACTGGTGGTACGCCCACACCCTGAACCCACAGGACTCGCGCGACCTGATCCACGCCATCGCCCAGCAACTTTGAGGAGAGCCGCATGCCCGACATCACCTGGGAAGAGCCCTTCTGCGCGGAAGGAAACAACTGCTTCCGCCTCGGCACCGACCCCACCGGCAACGCCTACATAGCCCTCGCCGGCCAAGAAGACCACTACCTCACCGACACCCGCGAAGCCCTCCGCACCCTCATCCGCGACATCAAAGCCGGAAAGGCCGATCACCTCCTGTAGCCCCCTCCCCAGTCAGGAACCCTCCGGCAGCACCCCGCGCCGAAACGCCTCCACCCCCACCACCCGCCGCACCCGATCCACCTCGATCAACAACATCACCCGCCGCTCCCCCGGAAGCAGCCACGGATACCGCTCCTCCCCCAGGTACTTCTTCGCGAGCCGGTCCATGGACCGCTCCGCCTCCTCCCCCTCAACGAACCGCACCACCCGCCCCCGGATCTCCGCACGGTCATACGGGTTCTCGGGGTCATGGTGGGACAGCGAAACGTTGGGATTGCGCCGGAGGTTCTCCTCCTTCACGCGGCCTATGGAGGTGTTGACCATGACGTGGTCGCCCTCGATGTCCACCCACATCGGGGAGACCTGGGGCGCGCCGTCGGGGCCGACCGTCGCGAGGTGCCAGAAGTTGGGGGCCAGCAGGCGTTCGCGAATATGCCCCTCTACCTTGCCATTCACAGCGCCCTCCCCTTCCGGCCGCCCGCTCGGGCCGCACGTGCGCCATGCTGGTCGCCGTACGCAGTGGATCACCAGGCGATCTTCGGCCACCCGGGCACAACCACACCCCGCGACTGAAACCGTATGTTCCTACAATCCGTGATTGTGGCCGAACAGACCGTAGTCACCGCAGCCCCACGCCCATAGCTTGTGCGCGTGCACGTACCGAAGGCCCAGCAGCCCACCCCGCCCTTCAACGCCCCGGCCGCCCGCAGACTGAGGGCGGCACTCGGCATGGGGCCCGAGCATGTCGCGTACGGGATGCGGTCCTCGTACGGGATGCCGTACGTCACGCCCGATCTCGTGACCGCGTGGGAGCGCGGGACCATGTCGCCGAGCGCGCCGGAACTGACCGCGCTCGCGGGCGTGCTGTGGTGTGCGCCGGGTGATCTCATCGGCGCGCCGCGGACCCTGCGCGAGCACCGGATCTCGCGCGGTCTCAACCCCGAGGACGTCGCCCGTACCGTCGGCCTCGAACTCCTCGCCTATCAGCGGATGGAGGAGACCCACGAGTGGCGCGGCAACGAGCGGCAGTCGGCCGCCCTCGCCGACGTACTCGAACTCTCGCTGCCCGACTTCATCACGGTCACCGGCCGCGACACCAAGCTCGCCGAGCTGCTGCGCAGCGCGATGACGACGCGCTGGCAGGCGTACACCAAGCCGGTCTCGAAGATGGTGCCCCTGGACCGGCGGCTCCTGGAGGCCGCCCTCCTGGAGATGCACACGGAGTACCACGGGCTGATGGTGGCGACCCTCAGCTGGGCCGGCGGCTCGGCGGCCGCCGACTCCAGCGACTCGGGACGCGACTACCTCGACCAGATCGTCGACCACTTCTGGGCGATGGTCCAGAGGAGTACGTACTGACCCCACCCCGCAGGGGTCACCCAACCCTGTAGGGGTTAGAAAACCGACTCCGCCTCGTCCATCCGGTCCTTCGACACCGTCTTCAGCTCCGTGACCGCCTCCGCGAGCGGCACCATCTTGATGTCGGTGCCGCGCAGCGCCGTCATGCGGCCGAAGTCGCCGCGGTGCGCGGCCTCCACCGCGTGCCAGCCGAAGCGGGTGGCGAGCACCCGGTCGTACGCGGTCGGCGTGCCGCCGCGCTGGACGTGGCCGAGGATGACCGGCTTGGCCTCCTTGCCGAGGCGGCTCTCCAGCTCGTACGCGAGGGCCGTGCCGATGCCCTGGAAGCGCTCGTGGCCGAACTGGTCGATCGCGCCCTTGCTGTAGTCCATGCTGCCCTCGAGGGGGTGGGCACCCTCGGCGACGCAGATGACGGCGAACTTCTTGCCGCGGGCGAAGCGCTCCTCGACCATCGCGACCAGGTCGGCGGGGTCGAAGGGGCGCTCGGGCAGGCAGATGCCGTGCGCGCCGCCGGCCATGCCGGACTCCAGGGCAATCCAGCCGGCGTGCCGGCCCATCACCTCGACGACCATCACGCGCTGGTGGGACTCGGCCGTGGTCTTGAGGCGGTCCATCGCCTCCGTGGCGACGCCCACCGCGGTGTCGAAGCCGAAGGTGCGGTCCGTGGAGGAGATGTCGTTGTCGATCGTCTTCGGGACGCCGACGACCGGCAGGCCCGCGTCGGAGAGCATGCGGGCCGCGGTGAGCGTGCCCTCGCCGCCGATCGGGATCAGCACGTCGATGCCGAACTCGCGCGCCATGTCCTGCGCGTTCTCGCAGGCCTCGCGCAGGCGGTCGCGCTGGAGGCGGGAGGAGCCGAGGATGGTGCCGCCGCGGGCGAGGATGCCGCTGACCGCGTTGAGGTCGAGGGTGCGGTAGTTGCCGTCGAGGAGGCCCGCGTAGCCGTCCTCGAAGCCGATGACCTCGTCCCCGAAATGGTCGACCGCTCGGTGCACGACCGACCGGATCACTGCGTTCAGGCCAGGGCAGTCGCCGCCTGCGGTGAGAACTCCGATGCGCATCGTGCTGTGTCTCCTGCTCGCTGCTGGTCCGTGTGAGCCAGTCCGATTGTTTCATGACCCACCGGGCGTCGCCGCTTCCACCCGCCCCACCCCCTCCCACCTGCTGACGGGCGCCTTAACCAGCCCCAGAGGTATTGTCAAGGGGATTCTGCTCACCATGGCGGACGAGTCTTCGGACGGCGAAGAATCACACGCCGAAGAAGAAGAATCAGACGACGAAGAAACGGAGAGCACGCGTGACGCGCAGCGTGTACGTGACCGGGATCGACCGCGGCGACGGCCGCCAGGTCGTCGAGCTGGGGGTCATGGAGCTCCTGACCCGCCAGGTCGACCGGGTGGGGGTGTTCCGTCCGCTCGTCCACGACGGCCCGGACCGGCTCTTCGAGCTGCTGCGCGCCCGCTACCGGCTGGCCCAGGACCCCGCGACGGTCTACGGCATGGACTACCACGAGGCGTCCGCGCTCCAGGCCGAGCAGGGCACGGACGAGCTGGTCTCCACCCTCGTCGAGCGGTTCCATCTGGTCGCGCGCGACTACGACGTCGTCCTGGTCCTCGGTACGGACTTCGCGGCCACCCAGCTGCCGGACGAGCTGGCGCTCAACGCCCGGCTCGCCAACGAGTTCGCCGCATCCGTGATTCCGGTCGTCGGCGGGCGCGGGCAGACCGCCGAGTCCGTCCGCGCCGAGACCCGCAACGCCTACCGCGCCTACGACGGACTGGGCTGCGACGTGCTCGCGATGGTCGTGAACAGGGTGGCCCGCGAGGACCGGGCGGAGATCCACGAGCGGCTCGAATCCCGCCTCCCCGTGCCCTGTTACGTGCTGCCCGACGAGCCCGCGCTCTCCGCGCCCAC
Above is a genomic segment from Streptomyces sp. R21 containing:
- a CDS encoding carbohydrate ABC transporter permease; this translates as MPRTLTSRRSSRRLAADAGLLAVAAAFALPLAWVILSSLDPKADLQVKVPDGVTWDNFDAVLTSDITFTPLLNSLILCGGGTLLTVVCAALAAYPLSRFRSRLNRPFLLTILFATSLPITAIMVPVYALFVQVNLIDTTQGTIFFFAASQLPFAIWLMKNFMDGVPKELEEAAWTDGASSFQSLIRIVLPLMGPGVAVVTVFSFVMMWGNFFVPFMLLLTPDQMPASVSINEFFGNRGMVVYGQLAAFSVVYSTPVLVLYLLIARRLGGGFALGGAVKG
- a CDS encoding tetratricopeptide repeat protein, whose amino-acid sequence is MTNGYDGDHLDFRGGKFTGPFTAKAEYHEHGPAPTALDALPMRVGGFTGRDDELRMLLDALDPSAYGAPEAVVVTAVSGLGGIGKTALAVEAAHQACARGWFPGGVLFIDLHGYDYNEESVSAEQALEALLRALGTASQHIPTRVDDRAALYRSALAQRARERGPMLVLADNVGLAEQVRFLLPGGGANHRLLVTSRERLPQHGARLLPLDELTSESAYDLLDRALRLANPYDNRIRYERVAAEELAALCGYLPLALQLAVARLALDRSKPVAELTAELAESWDRLDLDDGERSVRAAFDLSYRRLPSEQTRLLGLLALAPGPEVTTQVINALVGAETPPVRALDALARAHLIEQGTKRGRWRLHDLVRAFGISVVNGDTALAQEGEAARSRVLSFFCRWAEEADARLRWLAGMPESELFADRAAALAWLDEERAGLVAAVQWAQEERYAAAAVRLAELLAVYLDWRRHFDDLIVVSSAAQEAAKHAMNHRSEAAAWSNLGNALGGAGRVQDAIDALTRARECYQRADDRHGEAIALSSLGAALRDAGNAAEAIDALNRALALYQFGAGDRHREAIAWTTLGLALAQDGRPEAAINAHTRSQDLFQAAGDRHREGIASNNLGSALMQAGRVENAIVSYCRALEIYQEFEDWYRTGRTLENLARAHLVAGTRGQSHQCWLRAGQAFTQADAPDRAASAFAEADAIIAPSPAKVPAVVDAPDPASKAAPAETGWGYPHGPLPLQLPPGGPQVISGPSIYLPLDRTAERETSAQSSGDQEVEHQHGS
- a CDS encoding 5'-methylthioadenosine/S-adenosylhomocysteine nucleosidase; the protein is MPETMPTVAVLTALPLEYVAVRAHLTDVEKRVHPEYGTRAEIGRLAGTDWHVVLVEMGEGTRTAATLTERVMSWFSPEAVLFVGVAGGLKDEIALGDVVVATKVYAIHGGKETPEGFLDRTETWHASHHLESAARYALRGQSHVRFKPIAVGEVVLADAVSALAERIRTRFSDAVAIEMEGSGVAHAAHLAGTAGALIIRGISDKADADKTQADAEGSQPRAAQNAADAALAVIRELEPKPTAPGDPATDPREGPFRPSTYGGDHLDFRGSTFNGPFTAKSVDRGRDNGRRDDGR
- a CDS encoding tetratricopeptide repeat protein, encoding MGRLLPHLEPAPADTTAPPLLIFAVTGMGGIGKTALALEAAHQALSKDWFPGGTLFVDLRGYDDNPVTADQAVLALLDALGVRGPNLPLTSARQYDTYRQLLAERPDRMLLILDNASDPAQFLPLLPGTDHHRVVITSRDRPDALPVRLIDLEALDPTESAALITRALQDADERDDRPAREPDALRELAALCCHLPLALQIAAAMLRRRRHRGIGSLVTEIKEAEDPTTAFDRGNLGTDQYGRSLALRPVLETSYRRLPADQARMLRLLALAPAPETGTDAVAALADLDTDSALALLEELAATHLVTAVPGVGDRDPIPRWRLHDLVRAYGSGVLAVEPGLREEGAAARGRVLAFYWRWADAADDWLRWLPGDSVPGRFAGRGEALAWLDEERAALVAAVQWAEEERYAGAAVGLAGCLGEYLAWRRYFDDGITVGRAACAGARRIGDGEAVASANLGIALRRTGRVEESIGLLARARDLFQAAGNRQYEGMAWNSLGISLRLAGRVEESIDAHIRARDLFQPVRAPQPEGMAWNSLGISLRLAGRVEESIDAHVRARDLFQAVGDRRREGTAWNGLGSALRLAGRVEESIDAHARARHLSQAAGDRHSESGAWNNLGIALQQTGRAEKAIEAYGTGLEICREFEDWYRAGLILGNLARAHEAAHRPAEARAAWLQAADAFTQASATEEAAKARTQAEKAEGVEAQK
- a CDS encoding ATP-binding protein, which produces MSASPAASACPVSIDVRETPPPPSPDTLAYSLTLPAGPVSSRIARAATRVALQAHGLEDMADAAVQVVAELVACACRFTPDAEVYVSLRYWDGALRVILYDGHPRHAHPRLAAVCDARRRGALRVLGCVVRVCGGDWGFGDAREPGGGTRMWAVLPREGVGAYVAEGIGRG
- a CDS encoding helix-turn-helix domain-containing protein, with the translated sequence MPTRPAPTERQKRLGAELRKMRLSAGRTTEYAAGLLGLDRTKVSNMESGVRATSPERVRILASNYDCSDEAYVEALAAMADLRKRGWWDQFRGTLPQGLLDVAELEWFASRLRSYQTVHIPGLLQLSSYARAVFSSALPPLPKSEVELRVMQRMQRQQVLDRDNPVDYVAYVHEWALRMQFGGWRATREQLLHLCESSEREHVEVRVLPVEAGAFPGAGHAVLYADGAVPQLDAVQLDSAHGGEFTHADAQLAKYRTHMDWWYAHTLNPQDSRDLIHAIAQQL
- a CDS encoding PPOX class F420-dependent oxidoreductase, whose translation is MNGKVEGHIRERLLAPNFWHLATVGPDGAPQVSPMWVDIEGDHVMVNTSIGRVKEENLRRNPNVSLSHHDPENPYDRAEIRGRVVRFVEGEEAERSMDRLAKKYLGEERYPWLLPGERRVMLLIEVDRVRRVVGVEAFRRGVLPEGS
- a CDS encoding XRE family transcriptional regulator, whose protein sequence is MGPEHVAYGMRSSYGMPYVTPDLVTAWERGTMSPSAPELTALAGVLWCAPGDLIGAPRTLREHRISRGLNPEDVARTVGLELLAYQRMEETHEWRGNERQSAALADVLELSLPDFITVTGRDTKLAELLRSAMTTRWQAYTKPVSKMVPLDRRLLEAALLEMHTEYHGLMVATLSWAGGSAAADSSDSGRDYLDQIVDHFWAMVQRSTY
- a CDS encoding ATP-dependent 6-phosphofructokinase is translated as MRIGVLTAGGDCPGLNAVIRSVVHRAVDHFGDEVIGFEDGYAGLLDGNYRTLDLNAVSGILARGGTILGSSRLQRDRLREACENAQDMAREFGIDVLIPIGGEGTLTAARMLSDAGLPVVGVPKTIDNDISSTDRTFGFDTAVGVATEAMDRLKTTAESHQRVMVVEVMGRHAGWIALESGMAGGAHGICLPERPFDPADLVAMVEERFARGKKFAVICVAEGAHPLEGSMDYSKGAIDQFGHERFQGIGTALAYELESRLGKEAKPVILGHVQRGGTPTAYDRVLATRFGWHAVEAAHRGDFGRMTALRGTDIKMVPLAEAVTELKTVSKDRMDEAESVF